In Colletotrichum higginsianum IMI 349063 chromosome 1, whole genome shotgun sequence, one genomic interval encodes:
- a CDS encoding Membrane-associated progesterone receptor component 1: MDYVDKRLQEEAVKLHDAQRHDFSFTPIKIRLLTISPSSGGFFTPLNIIFLLVLGYTTYVLLRPTPPPKLPKEPPAIVFRVFTPRTLLPFDGEDGKPVYLAVRGRVFDVTPGRNFYGPGGPYSNFAGRDASRGLAHGSFDEDMLTEDLDGPLDPLEGLGPDEVEALVGWEESFLSKYLVVGKLVAVGEEEKK; encoded by the coding sequence ATGGACTACGTCGACAAGCGCCTGCAGGAGGAAGCTGTGAAGCTACACGACGCACAAAGGCATGATTTCTCCTTTACGCCTATCAAAATCAGACTGCTAACAATTTCCCCCTCCAGCGGCGGCTTCTTTACCCCCCTCAacatcatcttcctcctcgtcctcggctaCACGACCTACGTCCTCCTGCGCCCGACCCCGCCCCCGAAGCTCCCGAAGGAGCCACCCGCCATCGTCTTCCGCGTCTTCACCCCGCGCACCTTGCTCCCcttcgacggcgaggacggcaagccCGTCTACCTCGCTGTTCGCGGCCGCGTCTTCGACGTCACCCCGGGCCGCAACTTCTACGGGCCCGGCGGGCCCTACTCAAACttcgccggccgcgacgcctCGCGCGGTCTGGCCCACGGCAGCTTCGACGAGGATATGCTGACagaggacctcgacggtcCGCTTGATCCGCTCGAGGGGCTCGGCCCGGACGAGGTTGAAGCCCTGGTGGGCTGGGAGGAGAGTTTCCTGTCCAAGTATCTCGTGGTCGGCAAGCttgttgccgtcggcgaggaggagaagaagtgA